The Vallitalea okinawensis genome window below encodes:
- a CDS encoding J domain-containing protein: protein MKVDQMKKKLRDLKKLEIKIRFSSQNIQANKVLVWNDFFSTKNVYDKEVRYNIAFLYECSHEEMKAIVDEYFAYVYYTYYRESGIILDEVFEPRILNKLGLPPTATWEEVKEKFRALAKIHHPDQGGNAKKFMEVYEAYKKLKNKK, encoded by the coding sequence ATGAAAGTTGATCAAATGAAGAAGAAGCTAAGAGATCTTAAGAAATTAGAGATAAAAATTCGCTTTAGTAGTCAAAATATTCAGGCAAATAAAGTGCTTGTTTGGAATGATTTCTTTAGTACTAAAAATGTATATGATAAAGAAGTTCGCTATAATATTGCTTTTCTTTATGAATGTTCTCATGAAGAAATGAAGGCTATCGTTGATGAGTACTTTGCTTATGTATACTATACCTATTACAGAGAAAGTGGTATTATACTAGACGAAGTATTTGAACCTAGAATACTCAACAAATTAGGATTACCTCCTACTGCAACATGGGAAGAGGTTAAAGAGAAATTTCGCGCCTTGGCTAAAATACATCATCCTGATCAAGGGGGAAACGCTAAGAAGTTTATGGAAGTCTATGAGGCTTATAAAAAATTGAAGAATAAGAAATAG
- a CDS encoding aldo/keto reductase — translation MQYKAYGKTGKKISVIGFGGMRFHKEDYEKSYEKAALVVRRASALGINYFDTAPFYCDDKSEEIMGEAFRDMPNPFYVSTKSSISSEKTADEVRARIEKSLKRMGLEKIDFFNMWCILNLEQYKNVMAKGGPYEGALKAKEEGLIDHLVFSTHCSGDEIATIIRDGYFEGVTLGYNATNFAFRQEGIKAAYEEGVGVVTMNPLGGGIIPQHSNFYQFIKEDESDSIAQAALKFNIGHKEITCALAGMGSIKEVEENVKAGESFKLIGDERLEEMKSKLHAGLDSLCTGCGYCTGCPKDIAIPKMMDAYNMKIISNEDKRILGRLKYHWGIEQAMASECIACGLCEKKCTQHIPIIERLQYIANVE, via the coding sequence ATGCAATACAAAGCGTACGGAAAAACAGGTAAAAAAATATCTGTTATTGGATTTGGAGGTATGCGTTTTCATAAAGAAGATTATGAAAAGAGTTATGAGAAGGCAGCTTTAGTAGTTAGAAGAGCAAGTGCATTAGGTATTAACTACTTTGATACCGCGCCGTTTTATTGTGATGATAAAAGTGAGGAAATAATGGGAGAAGCCTTTAGGGATATGCCAAACCCTTTCTATGTGTCCACTAAAAGCTCTATTTCCAGTGAGAAAACAGCAGATGAAGTAAGAGCGCGTATTGAAAAATCTTTAAAGAGAATGGGATTAGAAAAGATAGATTTCTTCAACATGTGGTGTATACTTAATCTTGAGCAGTATAAAAATGTCATGGCCAAAGGCGGACCTTATGAAGGAGCACTAAAGGCCAAAGAAGAAGGATTAATTGATCATCTTGTTTTTTCAACTCACTGTTCAGGAGACGAAATTGCTACAATAATAAGAGATGGCTATTTCGAGGGAGTAACCTTAGGTTATAACGCTACTAACTTTGCGTTTCGACAAGAAGGGATTAAAGCTGCTTATGAAGAGGGAGTAGGCGTTGTGACAATGAATCCTTTAGGTGGAGGTATTATACCACAGCATTCTAATTTTTATCAATTTATTAAAGAAGATGAGTCAGATAGCATAGCTCAAGCGGCGTTAAAATTCAATATAGGCCATAAGGAAATCACTTGTGCACTTGCAGGCATGGGGTCGATCAAGGAAGTTGAAGAGAATGTGAAAGCTGGCGAAAGCTTTAAGCTCATTGGTGATGAACGTCTCGAAGAGATGAAGAGCAAGCTTCATGCTGGATTAGATTCTTTATGCACAGGGTGTGGGTATTGTACTGGCTGCCCTAAGGATATCGCCATACCAAAAATGATGGATGCCTATAATATGAAAATTATAAGTAATGAGGATAAAAGAATTTTAGGTCGACTAAAATATCACTGGGGCATTGAACAAGCGATGGCATCAGAATGTATAGCGTGTGGTTTGTGTGAAAAGAAATGCACGCAACACATTCCAATAATTGAGCGATTACAATACATTGCTAATGTCGAATAA